One region of Macadamia integrifolia cultivar HAES 741 chromosome 11, SCU_Mint_v3, whole genome shotgun sequence genomic DNA includes:
- the LOC122092918 gene encoding glutaredoxin-C9-like, translated as MRKLASANAVVVFSISSCCMCQVVKSLLFGLGVGPTIVELDQEKNGKEMQAVLYVLVGDVEQPVPTVFVGGKILGGVDTVMSSHINGSLVPLLKDAGALWL; from the coding sequence ATGAGGAAGCTAGCTTCAGCCAACGCTGTGGTGGTATTTAGCATCAGCAGTTGCTGCATGTGCCAAGTGGTCAAGAGCTTGCTCTTCGGCCTTGGAGTGGGTCCCACTATTGTGGAACTCGACCAGGAAAAGAATGGCAAGGAGATGCAAGCCGTACTCTACGTCCTGGTCGGCGACGTTGAACAACCGGTGCCGACGGTGTTCGTAGGTGGCAAAATCTTAGGTGGCGTTGACACCGTCATGTCCTCTCATATCAATGGCTCTCTTGTTCCTCTCCTCAAAGACGCTGGTGCTCTCTGGCTCTGA